The Candidatus Schekmanbacteria bacterium genomic interval ACGCAAAGAAATTGCAAAGAGAGCTGCTGCTACTCGGTGGGATATTGGAGATAAAGAAAATCCAATAGCTATTAATGAAGGTGAACTACCATTTGGAGATATTACTCTTGACTGCTATGTCTTAAAAGATAGGCGACGACTATTTCATAAAAAAGCATTAGCAAAAGGCTTAGGCATGAAATCTGAAGGTGGCAATGTTTTTCTTAGAACTTTCAATAGTAAAGGACTGGGATCAGTAATCCCACAAGAAACACGCCAAAAACTTGATAATCCTATTGTTTTCAAGACGTTACGTGGTGATCTCGCACATGGATATGAAGCTTTAACACTTATCGAGGTATGTGATGCAATTTTTGAAGCAAAAAAACTTGGTATATTAAAACCAAATCAATATTTTTTAGCTATGCAAGCTGAAATAATAATAAGATCGTCTGCTAAAATTGGCATTATTGCCCTTGTCGATGAAGCAACAGGTTATATAAAAGATAAGAAAAAAGAAGAATACAGAGAGCTTTTCAAAGAATTTATACGGCAAGAATGTAGAGAATGGGAAAAAGAATTTCCAGATCAATTTTTTGATGTTCTTTATATGTTATATAATTTGCGGCGACTCTATAAAAATAAACATCCGCAGTTTTTTTCTAAATTTATAAGGAAATACGTTTATACGCCTCTTGCCAATAGTAATGGTGCTATCCTTGAAATGTTAGACGAAAAAAATCCTGTTATTTATAAAAGTGGAGGAAGAAAATACAAATTATTTCAATTTTTAACTGATCAGGTTGGGATTCCTGCATTCAGGGCACATCTTTGGCAAATTATTGGTATAGCAAATGCAACAAAAACAAAAAAAGCATTCGATAAAGGATTTTCGCAAGCATTTCCGCAGTCAGGAGAACAATTACCTTTATTTGATTTAGATTAAGGATTCTTATTTTTTAGATTTGTCCATCGTGCTTTAGCCGCTTTTTGTGCTATCTCTTTTCTTTTTTTTGCAGATAGTTTCTCAGCACGTGCTTTGCCGCCTTTTAATCCACCAAGACGACCGAGAGCGACAGCAGCAGGATTTTTTGCAGGAATTACCGGAGCGGATTCTTTCTTTTCTTCTGTTGTTTGATCAACTATATTCTTTGCCAGAGCATTTATATCTTGAGGTTGTTTTTGTTTCTTCATGCTTATCAATATAGCATGAGCGGACAAGCATTTCAAGGGGAGAGAATTTCAAACTGACCCACTACCACGACTTCAAATTGCTTGCTATTTTAGGATGAAGAGAGTAAAAAATAAATCCGTTTTCTGGGAGGAAATACCAGCAACTTGCTGTAATGAAGCAGATTTTTTTTAAAGAAAATTGGAGAAATAAATGTCAGGGAGACTGCCCCGCTGGCTTGTGAAAAGAGGGGTTGATATGAAGGAACTTCATGGAGTTAAAAAAATACTCCGTGAAAAAGGATTATCTACGGTCTGTGAAGAAGCACGCTGTCCTAATATTGGGGAGTGTTTTAAAAGACCTACTGCAACATTCATGATAATGGGCGATGTCTGCTCAAGACAGTGCTCTTTCTGCTCAGTAAACAAAGGCATTCCCTCCTCGCTTGACGCTGATGAGCCGGCAAAGGTTGCAATGGCTGTGGCAGAGCTGGAATTGAAATATGTAGTCATAACTTCTGTTACGCGCGATGATCTTGCTGACGGCGGAGCGGAGCATTTTGCTAAAACGGTTTTAGAAATAAGAAAATTACGCCCCGAGACAAAAGTAGAGATATTAATTCCGGATTTTAAAGGAAGCAGGGAAGCAATTAAAACGGTTTGCGATGCAAAGCCCTATGTTATAAACCACAACATTGAAACAGTGCCCCGTCTTTATTCTTCAGTAAGGCCCCAGGCTGATTACAGAGCTTCTCTTTCGGTTTTAAAAACTGTAAGGGAAAATTCTAGCGAGATAATAACTAAATCAGGGATAATGGTAGGCTTTGGAGAGGAATATGCTGAGGTTGTTGAAGTCATGAAAGACTTAAGGCAGGCAGGCTGCGAAATGCTGACCATCGGGCAGTATCTTACGCCAACGAAAGAGAGCATTCCTGTCAGCGAATTCATCCATCCCGAAGTTTTCAGGATGTACGAAGCGGAAGGGAAGAAGCTTGGATTCAGGTCAGTTGCATCCGGTCCTTTTGTCAGAAGTTCCTACATGGCTGACGAGCAATTCGGAAAGGAAAGCTGAAAATGGCAGAAGAGTTTCACAGGATAAAGAGACTTCCACCATATGCCTTTGCAATCATAGATGAGATAAAACTCAAATCAAGGCGAAGCGGTGAGGATATAATAGACCTTGGCATGGGTAATCCTGATCTGCCGACGCCTGCGCCTATTATTGAGAAGCTTAAGGAAGCAGTTGATAATCCAAAGAACCACAGATACTCTGTTTCAAGAGGAATATATAAACTCAGGCTTGCCATCGTTGACTGGTATAGACGCAAGTATGGAGTCACCATAGATGCCGACGCAGAAGCTATCGTCACAATCGGCGCAAAAGAAGGCTTGTCCCATCTTGCCCTTGCCGTGATTGAACCCGGCGACGTTGCCCTTGTGCCAAGCCCCACATACCCGATACATTCATTCTGCATTGTCATAGCCGGGGGAAACCTTAAGAGCGTAAAGCTTTCAAGGGATTCTGATTTTTTTGAAAATCTGCTTCAGGCTTATGAAGAAAGCTGGCCGCGTCCAAAGATAATAATAATAAGTTTTCCTCACAACCCTACAACAGTCACGGTTGATATTAGCTTCTTTGAGAAGGTCGTAGCATTTGCCAAGCAGCGGGACATTATTGTCATACACGATTTTGCATATGCAGACCTTACTTTTGGAGATTATAAGGCGCCAAGCTTTCTTCAGGTGCCGGGTGCAAAGGACGTCGGTGTCGAGATTTATACAATGTCAAAAAGCTACAGCATGCCCGGTTGGAGAGTTGGATTTTGCGTAGGCAACCACAGGATTATACAGGCGCTTGGAAGGCTCAAAAGCTATTTTGACTACGGCATGTTCCAGCCCATTCAGATCGCTGCAACAGTTGCCTTAAACGAGCTTCAGCATGTTTCTGAGGAAATAAGAGACATATACGAATCAAGATGCGATGCTTTGATTTCCGGTCTTAACAGAGCTGGATGGAAAGTAGAGAAACCTAAAGGGACTATGTTTGTATGGGCTGAGATACCTGAAGAATTCAGGAAACTTGGCTCAATGGAATTTTCAAAAAGATTGCTCACTGAAGGAAAAGTGGCAGTTTCTCCGGGTATTGGTTTTGGCCCTTACGGGGAAGGTAATGTGCGGTTTGCTCTTGTTGAGAATGAACATAGGATACGTCAGGCCGTAAGAGGTATAAAAAAGGTATTGAGCAAAGGAGCATAATCCAAAATTGCGGAGCTTCAAATGAGAAAGATTTATGCAGGATTGATTGGGTTTGGAACTGTAGGGAAGGGTGTTGTAAAGATCCTTAAACAGAACCATGACATTATTGAGAAAAAGCTTGGCGCTGAACTCGTGCTTAAAAGAATCGCAGACCTTGACATTAAATCTTCGCGCGGGATTGACATAGACAAATCAATGTTAACTGCCAATGCAAAGGAATTGATAGAAGACCCTGAAATTGAAATTATTGTTGAACTTATAGGAGGGATAAATCCTGCAAAAGAATTTATCCTCGGGGCACTCGGAAATGGCAAACATGTTGCAACTGCCAATAAGTCACTTCTTGCAAAGCACGGCGTTGAGATATTCGGGGCTGCTGTAAAAGCCGGGAAAAATATAGGATTTGAAGCAAGCGTTGGCGGAGTCATTCCTGTCATCAGGTCGCTGAAAGAGGGGTTTGCCGCCGATGAGGTGCAGTCCATTTACGGTATCATAAATGGAACATCGAATTATATACTGACCAAGATGACAGAAGAGGGGAAGGATTTCCCTTCAGCATTAAAAGAAGCGCAGGATAAAGGTTTTGCCGAGGCTGATCCGACTCTTGATATAGGCGGCGGCGATTCTGCCCATAAAATCGCTGTGCTTGGAGCTCTTGCATTCGGGACAAACATCCCTCTTGAAGAGATACACACTGAAGGGATTACCGACATTTCACCGCTTGATATAAAATACGCCTATGACCTAGGTTACAAAGTGAAGCTTCTTGCCATAGCCAAGAATATAGACGGCGAGATAGATATAAGGGTGAATCCGACAATGATCCCCTTTGATAATCCCCTTTCCAATGTGAATAATGAATATAATGCGATTTATATCGTAGGCAAGAATTCAGGAAGGACGATCCTTTTCGGCAAGGGCGCCGGGGAACTGCCCACCGCAGTGGCGGTTGTAGGCGACATGATAGAGATTGCAAGAGATATACTCTCCGGAGCTCAAAGCAGGATATCTCCGCTCTCATTCAAGCTTAACAATATAAGCAGAAAAAAGATAAAACCTGTAGATGAAATAACTTCAAGGTTTTACTTCCGCTTCAGTGTTGTTGACATGCCGGGAGTGCTTTCCAAGATATCAGGCATACTCGGAGATAATGGAATAAGCATTTCAACAGTAATCCAGAAGAACAAGGCGACAGACGGAAAGGTTTCGGTCGTGATAATGACTCATGATGCCATTGAGAAAGCAGTGAGAAAATCGCTTCAGGAGATTGACCGGCTTCCCATTGTCCTTGATTCAACTGTTTCTATCAGAGTTGAGGCTGAGTGAGGTTAGAGAAATGAAATATCTGATTGTATTAGGCGACGGGATGGCTGATGTTGCACTTCCTGAACTTGGCGGGAAAACCCCGCTTGAAGCAGCCAATATTCCCAATATGGATTTTATCGCAAAGAACGGGACAAGCGGAATGGCAAGGACGATTCCAGATGGGATGAACCCTGGAAGCGATGTGGCAAGCCTTTCCGTGCTCGGCTATAATCCCGCTGAAGTCTACACAGGGAGGGCTCCTCTTGAGGCTGCGAGCATAGGAGTTAATCTTTCTCCTAATGACACAGCATTAAGATGCAATCTCGTTACAATAGCTGACGGTAAAATGGACGACTACAGCGCCGGGCATATCGGGACCGATGAAGCATCCATTTTGATAAATGATATAAACAGCAAGCTTTCCGACTCAACCACTTCATTCTATCCTGGGAAAAGCTACCGCCACCTGATGGTCAGCAAAAGAAAGTTTAATGGGGTTAAGCTTGTTCCTCCCCATGATATATCGGGGCAGGCTGTTTCCGGCTACATGCCTGGCGGAGATGGCTCGGATGAGCTTAAGGTGATAATGGAGAAAGCATCTAAGATTTTAAAAGACCATGATGTGAACAGGAAAAGGATAGCAAGGGGAGATAAGCCTGCAACTGATATCTGGCTCTGGGGTGAAGGGACAAGGCCGGCAGTTTCTCCTTTTCGTGATAAGTATGGATTGGATGGCGCTGTGATAAGCGCTGTTGACCTTGTTAACGGCATAGGTATATATCTTGGATTTGAAGTGGTAAATGTTCCCGGTGCAACAGGATACATTGATACAAATTATGAAGGCAAAGCAGAGAATGCACTTAAGGCTTTAAAAAAAGTTGATATCGTTTATCTTCACATTGAGGCGCCTGATGAGACAGGCCATAATGGTGATTTGAAAAACAAGATCAAGTCCATGGAGGATATTGACTTAAAGGTCTTGAAAAGAATTATAGCTGAGATGCCGCAGTTTGGCGAGTACAGGATACTGGTTATGTCTGACCATCCGACACCTGTCAAACTCCGCACACATACGTCTGACCCTGTGAATTTCTCTCTTTATGGCACAGGTGTTAAAGCCAATGGAGCAAGTGCATTTTCTGAAAAAGAAGCTTTGAGTACGAAATTCTTTTTTAGCGATGGATACAAATTGATGGGATATTTTCTGGGCAAGAATGGGTGAGAAGAAATTAACTTGCAGAGAACAAAGAGAAATGCTCTGGAACTCTCTGTGATGACTATGATGATCTATCTGGAGGGATGATGAATGGCACTGATAGTTCAAAAGTACGGTGGAACGTCTGTAGGCGACACCGAAAGAATTAAGAATGTTGCAAAGAAGATTATAGAGTCGAAGAAGAAGGGAAATCAGGTTGTTGTTGTTGTATCAGCGATGTCAGGTGATACAGACCGTCTTATAGGTCTTGCTCACAAGATAACTGACCTTCCTAATGAAAGAGAGATGGATGTTCTCATGTCTTCCGGCGAAAGAGTATCTATTGCACTTGTGGCAATAGCAATCAGGAGTATGGGAGAAAAAGCAGTCTCCTTTACCGGCCGCCAGGTAGGAATGCTCACTGACAAAGTTCACACCAAGGCGCGTATAGAAAAGATAAATGCCGGGCGGATAAGGGCAGCGCTTGACAGCGGACACATAGCCATTGTTGCAGGCTTTCAGGGAATTACGGAAGAAGGGGATGTCACAACGCTTGGACGCGGCGGCTCAGACACATCGGCTGTTGCCATTGCCGCAGCGCTAAACGCAGATGTCTGCGAGATATATACTGATGTTGACGGAGTTTACACCGCTGACCCCAGGATAGTCCCGGGAGCAAGAAGGCTTGACAAGATATCCCATGAGGAAATGCTTGAGATGGCAAGCCTTGGAGCAAAGGTTTTGCAAATCAGGTCTGTTGAATTCGCAATGAAATATAATGTTCCTCTTTATGTATTATCGAGTTTTGCTGAAGGAGGAGGCACACTTGTCACTATGGAGGATGAAACGATGGAACAGGTTTTGGTCACTGGAGTTACACTTGCCCGCGATGATGCAAAAGTATCTATAAGAAGAGTTCCGGACCGGCCGGGTATAGCAGCATCAATATTTAAACCGCTCGCTGATGCAAGCATCGTGGTTGACATGATAATCCAGAACGTAAGCAAAGACGGTTTTACGGATATAACTTTTACGGTCAACAAGGCTGACTGCAAGAAGGCGTTGAAGATCATGGAGCCGATAGTAAAATCTATTGGAGCTGCTGAACTCAATACAGATGAGAATATATCGAAAGTATCTATCATAGGCGCCGGGATGAGGAACCACGCAGGCGTTGCATCGAAGATGTTCGAATCGCTTTCAAAAGACGGTATCAATATCCAGATGATAAGCACCTCGGAAATCAAGATATCCTGTATCGTGGAGGCAAAGTACGGTGAGCTTGCAGTAAGGATTCTCCATGATGCCTTTGCTCTTGATAAGATAAACAGATAACAGGCAGCATTAAATAGAAAATTCGAAAACGCATGTTTTAAGGTGCGCAATTAATATGTGAGGAATATGCCGTGATCAAAGTTAAAAGAGCACTGATAAGTGTTTCTGATAAAAAAGGGATAGTGGATTTTGCAAAGGGATTAAATGAACTCGGCGTTGAAATAATATCAACCGGCGGCACTGCGCGCTCAATGAGCGAGAGCGGGATAAAAGTGCAGGAGATATCTGATTTTACAGGGTTCCCGGAGATGCTCTCGGGGAGGGTGAAGACTTTACATCCTCTTGTACATGGAGGCATCCTTGCCATAAGAGATGACGAGACCCACATAAAACAGGTTGAAGAGCACGGCATAAAATACATAGACATGGTTGTTGTAAACCTCTACCCTTTTGAGGCTACAACAGCAGATGAGAACTGCCCGCTTCCACATGCCATTGAGAACATAGATATAGGCGGACCGGGGATGATCAGGTCTGCCGGGAAAAACCACAGGTTCGTGGCCGTAGTGGTAAACCCTGATGACTATGCGAGCATCCTTGCAGAATTAAAGGGAAATAACGGCGCCCTTAAAGAAGAAACCTGCTTTGATCTTGCAGCCAAGGCTTTCTCACACACAGCAAGATATGACTCTGTGATTTCAGCTTACTTCAATGCAAGGAGGTCTTACAAAGAAGGAGAATTCCTTGCCGGCGAGTTTGCAGTAGGAGTGAGGAAGGTGCAGGAGCTGCGTTACGGGGAAAATCCCCATCAGCGGGGAGCATTCTTCAGGGTCGGAGGCGAAGACGGCGGAGTTGCCGACATGAAGCAGCTTCACGGGAAGGAGCTTTCATTTAACAACATCATAGATGCTGACGGCGCATTAAATGTTGCACTTGATTTTGATGGGATAGGCTGTGCGATAATAAAACACACGAATCCGTGCGGTGCAGCTCTTTCAAAGATATCTGTAAAAGATGCATATCTCAAGGCTTATGCCACTGATCCGGTATCTGCCTTTGGTGGGATAATCGCCATAAACAGACAGATTGACTCTGATGCAGCGCAGGAGATATCAAAGCTTTTTGTCGAAGCCATCATTGCTCCTGCTTTTTCTGATGAGGCATTGAAGATACTCACTGCAAAGAAGAATATCAGGCTTCTTACTCTTGATTTTGACAGGGCAAGAACAAAGAGAGCTGGCATGCTCGATATAAAGAGGGTATTAGGCGGGCTTGTCATGCAGGAACGCGATGTTGCTGACCTTGACAAAAACACGATTAAGATCCCGACAAAGAGAAAACCCACAAATGATGAGCTTGATGCGCTCCTCTTCGGATGGAAGATCGCAAAGCATGTAAAATCAAATGCCATAATATTTGCAAATAAAGACCAGCTCGTAGGTGTCGGCGCCGGACAGATGAGCCGTGTTGATTCCGTGAAGATCGCAAGGATGAAGGCACAGCTTCCAACCAAGGGAACAGCGCTCGCATCAGATGCATTCTTTCCTTTCAGGGACGGGATTGATGCGGCGGCTGAAGCCGGTATAACATCCGTAATCCAGCCCGGCGGTTCGGTAAAAGACGAGGAAGTCATTGCTGCATGCGATGAGCATGGGATTGCCATGGTGTTTACAGGAATCAGGCATTTTAAGCACTGATTTATAAAACCAACATTTGGTATAATACTCTGCTATTGGAGCATCTGCTCCGCATGATGTTCTTTTTTGCGTCTGCTGGCAAAATCTTGTGTTTTCTGAACTGAATAAAATTAATCGAGGGGAAATAAATGGATTTGAAAGTCTTCTTCACAGTCTTTTCCACCATATTCATAGCTGAGATAGCTGATAAAACGCAGATTGCGACTATGCTCTATGCCTCTGAAAATGAGCACAGCAAACTGACAATATTTATCGGTGCAGCCTGTGCCCTTGCTGTTACTTCTGCGATCGGTGTATTTGCAGGGAGTGTCCTTTCAAGCTTTATAAATGAAAAGGTAATGTCAAAAGTAGCAGGCATTGCATTTGTCATTATAGGGGCTTGGTCGTTCTTCCGGGGATAAATCGCAGAGATTATTTTGAAGAAGTTTTACTTTTCCCCGGCTCCCCTGAAAACATAGAACCTGCTGCCCAGCTTTTTCTGGAAGTTGTCAAGGTAGATGTAGATTACAGGAGTGATGTAAAGAGTTATTATCTGGGAAAAGAGCAACCCTCCAACTACGGCAAGACCTAATGGGCGGCGGGTTTCCGCCCCGGCGCCAAAGCCAAGAGCTATGGGAAGTGTTGCCATTAAAGCTGCCATGGTTGTCATCATTATTGGACGGAACCTTATGAGGCATCCCTGATAAATGGCTTCTTCCGCGCTTTTCCCCTCTTTTCTTTCCGCTTCAAGTGCAAAGTCTATCATCATGATGGCATTTTTCTTAACGATTCCTATGAGCATTATTATTCCTACAAAAGCGTAAAGATTTAGTTCAACGCCGAAAAGCATGAGTGTAAGAAGTGCGCCAAGTCCTGCTGACGGAAGCCCCGAGAGAATAGTCAGAGGATGTATGAAGCTTTCATAGAGTATACCGAGCACGATGTAGATCACGATTATAGCCATAAGAAGGAGAAACCAGAACCCCCGCATTGATGATTCAAATGCCTGCGCTGTTCCCTGAAAACTTCTGCTTATTGTCGGTGGAAGCGTGACATCAGCTAATTTATGTACCTCGTCAACGGCATAGCCAAGAGGTATTCCCGGTTTAAGGTTAAAAGAGATTGTGACAGATGGAAGTTGTCCCAGGTGGTTTACGGAAAGCGGGCCAACATTTTTTGTTATTTTTGCAACAGCGCTTAATGGAATAAGCTCTCCTGATGATGAACGTATGTATAGGAGAGACAAAACTGAAGGATTAGTCTGATACTTAGGTTCAAGCTCAGTTATTACTCTGTACTGGTTTGAGGATGCAAGTATGGTTGATACCTGGCGGGCGCCGTATGAATAGTAAAGGGCATCTTCTATCTGCTCTGCTGTGACACCAAGGGTTGATGCCTTGTCCCTGTTGATCTCGACATTTACCTGCGGGTTTTTGATCTGTAAATCGCTTGTTACATCCTGAAGCCCCGGGATCAAACGAATTTTGTCTTCGAGGATCGGAGTATAGGAATAAAGCTCTTCGATGTTTGGTCCCTGCAAAGTAAATTGGTACTGGCTTTTTGTAAGCTGTCCTCCAAAGCGGACTGTGGGAAGATTCTGCATGAAAATCCTGAGCCCCGGGACATCTGCTGTTTTTATCCGAAGGTCCTGTATGATATCATCCACTGTGCGCTTGCGCTGGGAGCGGTCTTTGAGATAAATAAAGATACGCCCTGAGTTTCCGGCAAGGTTAGGCCCTCCGGAACCAACGCTTGACATGAATGAGCGGACATCTTTGTCTGTTTTTACTATATCAGCCATCTGCTTCTGGTGTTGTGCTATGGATTCAAAGGATATTCCCTGCGCACCTTCGGTAAAACAAAAGATCATCCCCGTGTCTTCGCTCGGGAAAAATCCCTTTGGAATGGCACCGAAAAGGTAGATTGTTAAAATAAGAATAATAAGTGATACTGCCAGTGTTGTTCTCCGGTGTTTTATAGCTGTTTTCAAAGTATTGTCATAGAGACTGAACAAGGCATTAAAAAACCGTTCGGAGAGTTCGTAAATGCCGCTGTGTTTTTCCTCTTTCTTTTCTTTTAGAAACCTGCTGCAAAGCATCGGGGTGAGGCTTAATGAAACAAAACCTGATACAAGAATCGACAATCCGATGGTAACAGCGAACTCGTGCAAAAGCTTTCCTATAAGCCCTCCCATAAAGAGTACAGGGATGAAAACTGCTACAAGGGAAAGAGTCATTGAAAGTATTGTGAAGCTTATCTCCCTGGAACCGTTAAGGGCGGCTTCATACACGCTTTCTCCCTGTTCCATGTGGCGGACTATGTTTTCAAGCATGACTATGGCATCATCCACTACAAATCCGACCGAAAGGGTAAGCGCCATCAGCGAGAGGTTGTCTAAAGAATAATTAAAAAGATACATGAAGGAAAATGTTCCCACAACAGACATCGGGAGCGCCATGCTGGGAATAAAAGTTGAAGAAAGATTTCTGAGAAAAAGGAATATAACGAGCACGACAAGGCAGAGCGCGATAAAAAGGGTGTTCTTCACATCGTTTACTGAGTCCCGTATTGAGACAGAACGGTCATATATTACATTCATATCTATTGAGGCCGGCATCTGCTCGCGGAATGAGGGGAAGAGCTTTTTTATGGAATCCACGATTTCAACGGTGTTTGTTCCGGGCTGACGCAACACGGCAAGGATGATAGCCCTGTCATCAACGTACCAGCTCGCAATTTTATCGTTTTCAGTGCTGTCTATTACCCGTCCTACATCTTTTAGCCTTACCGGTGCGCCGTTGCGGTAAGCTACTATCAAAGGCTCGTAAGCCTTGGCGTTATTTAACTGCCCGGTCGCCTTTATGGTGAATGCCTGCTTGGAACCCCAGAGAGTTCCTGTGGGCAGATTTACATTGCCGCGTCGTATCGCATTTGCGACCTCATCGATTCCTATTCCCTTCGTGGCAAGGGCAGAAGGGTTAATCTGTGCCCTTACCGCATATTTTTGGGCTCCGTATATCTGTACCTGCGCAACTCCGCTTACCATTGAAATGCGCTGTCCTATAAATGTATCAGCATATTCATTTACAACGTAAAGGGGCTGTGTTGCTGAACTAAGGGCAAGAAAAAGGACCGGCTGATCTGCAGGGTTTACTTTTGAATATGATGGCGGACTTGGCATGTCCTGCGGGAGCTGCGATGCTGCTTTTGTAATTGCAGCCTGCACATCCTGTGCGGCTGCATCTATGTTGCGGTCGAGATCGAACTGAAGGGTCACCTGTGTGGAGCCCAGCGAGTTAGTGGAATTCATTGTACTTAAACCGGCAATCGTTGAAAACTGACGCTCAAGCGGAGTGGCGACTGCGGCTGCCATTGTGTCGGGGTTTGCGCCGGGAAGACTTGCTGATACTAATATTGTCGGGAAATCGACGTTGGGCAGATCGCTTACCGGAAGACGCTGATAAGAGATGAAGCCAAAGAAAAGTATAGCGAGCATGACAAGCGTTGTCATGACAGGACGCTTTATAAAAATTTCTGCAATGTTCATGGCTGGTTTTGCGGCGTTGCGGAGGAGCTTTTTATTTGGACTTTTGTACCGGGAAGAAGCTGAAGCTGTCCGTCTGTTACAACCGTTTCTCCTGCAGAAATGCCGTTTCCGATTAGAGACTCATTACCGGTCGTACGAATTACTTTTACAGGACGCGAGTCAACCGTCATGTCCGGTTTGACTACAAAAACATATTCTCCCTTCTGGCCTGATTGGACTGATTCTGACGGAATGACTATGGCGTTTTTCTCTGTTGAAAGGACAAGTGTTGTGTTGACGAACTGTCCGGGCCAGAGACTCTTTGCAGGATTCTCAAATGTTCCCTTAAGACGTATAGTTCCCGTAGCAGTATCAACGGCATTATCTATAAATGTAAGTTCACCTTCCTCAGGTGTTTGCCCATCATTAGGAATTAAAGCCTCAACCTTTAACGTTCCTGAAGATATGTTTTTCTTTATCGCGGACAGATTCTGTTCAGGTACCGAAAAAGTAACAAGTATCGGGGAAATCTTGTTAATGGTGACAAGCGAGGTATCATTGACCTTGACTATGTTTCCTGCCTTGACGTCAAGGTTGCCTGTCCGGCCTTCAATCGGGGAATAAATCGAGCAGTAACCTAGCAGTATTTTTGCATTGTCGATTGTTGCCCTGTCGGATTGAACTGATGCTTCCAGCATTTCCCTGTTTGTACGTGAACTGTCGTAGTTTTCCCTGGCTATGAACCCTTTTTCGAATAATGATTTATAGCGCTCTTCTTCTGTTGCTGAATTTTGAAGCTGTGCCTTGTCTTTTGCAAGATTGGCTTCAGCCTGATTAAGGGCTGCTTTAAAAGGACGAGGGTCTATTGAGAAAAGAAGAGCACCTTTTTTTACATCATCCCCTTCTTTAAAGTGGACAGTCATCAGCTCTCCGCTGACCAGTGTTTTTATTGTTACGGATGAGATTGTTTCTACTGTTCCTATGGCATTTATTGTGACCGGGACATCTTTTGAAACTGCCTTTGCGACTGTCACAGCGACTATTCTCTGTCTGTTTGTTTCATCTTTTGTTTTTGATGAACAGCCCGTGAAAAATAATACTGACAGAACCCCAAAACATGCAATTAATAATAAAAAGGCAGAATGATGTTTTCTGAGATTATTGATGTATATAAAATGACCAGATCTTGATTGCATGGTTTTAACCTCCTCACCAGAATTCATAACGTCCGGAAGCTATCACAAAAACGCCTAAAAGAAAATTAGTAATCGCATGGGCAGCTATACAATCTGAAAGTTCGCGTCTGTGGTATAATACGACATTGTATATTGCTCCTGCTATTATGCCTACAAGCCATTGGCTGTGCTCGGAGCCAAAAAGCAAAGAACTTATTATAAATGAAGTCCATGTGAAAGTTCCGAACTTTACCTTCAGAAAATCAACATTTATGATAAAGCGAAGGACAAAAGAACGCCAGAAAAGCTCTTCCATTACGGGTACTACTATAACGCTCCCTATCATCCG includes:
- the lipA gene encoding lipoyl synthase; translated protein: MSGRLPRWLVKRGVDMKELHGVKKILREKGLSTVCEEARCPNIGECFKRPTATFMIMGDVCSRQCSFCSVNKGIPSSLDADEPAKVAMAVAELELKYVVITSVTRDDLADGGAEHFAKTVLEIRKLRPETKVEILIPDFKGSREAIKTVCDAKPYVINHNIETVPRLYSSVRPQADYRASLSVLKTVRENSSEIITKSGIMVGFGEEYAEVVEVMKDLRQAGCEMLTIGQYLTPTKESIPVSEFIHPEVFRMYEAEGKKLGFRSVASGPFVRSSYMADEQFGKES
- a CDS encoding aminotransferase class I/II-fold pyridoxal phosphate-dependent enzyme; this translates as MAEEFHRIKRLPPYAFAIIDEIKLKSRRSGEDIIDLGMGNPDLPTPAPIIEKLKEAVDNPKNHRYSVSRGIYKLRLAIVDWYRRKYGVTIDADAEAIVTIGAKEGLSHLALAVIEPGDVALVPSPTYPIHSFCIVIAGGNLKSVKLSRDSDFFENLLQAYEESWPRPKIIIISFPHNPTTVTVDISFFEKVVAFAKQRDIIVIHDFAYADLTFGDYKAPSFLQVPGAKDVGVEIYTMSKSYSMPGWRVGFCVGNHRIIQALGRLKSYFDYGMFQPIQIAATVALNELQHVSEEIRDIYESRCDALISGLNRAGWKVEKPKGTMFVWAEIPEEFRKLGSMEFSKRLLTEGKVAVSPGIGFGPYGEGNVRFALVENEHRIRQAVRGIKKVLSKGA
- a CDS encoding homoserine dehydrogenase gives rise to the protein MRKIYAGLIGFGTVGKGVVKILKQNHDIIEKKLGAELVLKRIADLDIKSSRGIDIDKSMLTANAKELIEDPEIEIIVELIGGINPAKEFILGALGNGKHVATANKSLLAKHGVEIFGAAVKAGKNIGFEASVGGVIPVIRSLKEGFAADEVQSIYGIINGTSNYILTKMTEEGKDFPSALKEAQDKGFAEADPTLDIGGGDSAHKIAVLGALAFGTNIPLEEIHTEGITDISPLDIKYAYDLGYKVKLLAIAKNIDGEIDIRVNPTMIPFDNPLSNVNNEYNAIYIVGKNSGRTILFGKGAGELPTAVAVVGDMIEIARDILSGAQSRISPLSFKLNNISRKKIKPVDEITSRFYFRFSVVDMPGVLSKISGILGDNGISISTVIQKNKATDGKVSVVIMTHDAIEKAVRKSLQEIDRLPIVLDSTVSIRVEAE
- a CDS encoding cofactor-independent phosphoglycerate mutase, which translates into the protein MKYLIVLGDGMADVALPELGGKTPLEAANIPNMDFIAKNGTSGMARTIPDGMNPGSDVASLSVLGYNPAEVYTGRAPLEAASIGVNLSPNDTALRCNLVTIADGKMDDYSAGHIGTDEASILINDINSKLSDSTTSFYPGKSYRHLMVSKRKFNGVKLVPPHDISGQAVSGYMPGGDGSDELKVIMEKASKILKDHDVNRKRIARGDKPATDIWLWGEGTRPAVSPFRDKYGLDGAVISAVDLVNGIGIYLGFEVVNVPGATGYIDTNYEGKAENALKALKKVDIVYLHIEAPDETGHNGDLKNKIKSMEDIDLKVLKRIIAEMPQFGEYRILVMSDHPTPVKLRTHTSDPVNFSLYGTGVKANGASAFSEKEALSTKFFFSDGYKLMGYFLGKNG
- a CDS encoding aspartate kinase translates to MALIVQKYGGTSVGDTERIKNVAKKIIESKKKGNQVVVVVSAMSGDTDRLIGLAHKITDLPNEREMDVLMSSGERVSIALVAIAIRSMGEKAVSFTGRQVGMLTDKVHTKARIEKINAGRIRAALDSGHIAIVAGFQGITEEGDVTTLGRGGSDTSAVAIAAALNADVCEIYTDVDGVYTADPRIVPGARRLDKISHEEMLEMASLGAKVLQIRSVEFAMKYNVPLYVLSSFAEGGGTLVTMEDETMEQVLVTGVTLARDDAKVSIRRVPDRPGIAASIFKPLADASIVVDMIIQNVSKDGFTDITFTVNKADCKKALKIMEPIVKSIGAAELNTDENISKVSIIGAGMRNHAGVASKMFESLSKDGINIQMISTSEIKISCIVEAKYGELAVRILHDAFALDKINR